In Fodinicurvata sediminis DSM 21159, a genomic segment contains:
- a CDS encoding DNA polymerase III subunit gamma/tau, translating into MTDRPATPTPQDATTSGSKSPYLVLARKYRPQSFADMIGQDALVRTLKNAIETDRLPHAVVLTGVRGVGKTTTARIIAKAINYTGPDGTAGPTVGSTDDCEACRAIAEDRHPDVMEMDAASRTGVDDIRELIEGVRYRPVSARYKVYIIDEVHMLSKNAFNALLKTLEEPPPHVMFIFATTEIRKVPVTVLSRCMRFDLRRVEQPVLAEHFANLCARENVEAEEEALQMIARAADGSVRDGLSLLDQAIALGETRVETATVKQMLGLTDRAQIYDLYEATLKGDVATALEQLGSLYNAGGDPVVVLQDMLELTHTLTRVKVVPDTADAGLTENERLRGREMAGNLGVPVLTRVWQMLLKGISETQQAASPLQAAEMVLIRLAYAADLPAPADLVRRLSQQDGASGTAAATAPSGAPAGADAVSSGVAGLGGNGTGPEAGPTALRSVGGSTAPQTVAMQPQPESDVEPLPEARPDTAAEQQPSKPRPRSFEEVVSLTQERREARLATQLKKDVHLVRFEPGRIEFRPGPHAPKDLAGQLGRLLGEWTGQRWVVSVSDEQGEATLEEQEADRQSRLQAEVLADPRVQAVMQVFPGAEISRITLPEEETPDMGDDETLESGLDTTAEPAVGPADEEDME; encoded by the coding sequence ATGACGGACCGGCCCGCGACCCCGACGCCGCAAGACGCGACAACATCCGGCAGCAAATCCCCCTATCTGGTTCTGGCCCGAAAGTACCGGCCGCAGTCCTTTGCCGACATGATTGGGCAGGATGCGCTGGTGCGCACGCTCAAGAACGCCATCGAGACCGATCGCCTGCCCCATGCCGTGGTGCTGACCGGCGTGCGCGGCGTGGGCAAGACCACGACCGCCCGCATCATCGCCAAGGCCATCAACTATACCGGCCCAGATGGCACCGCTGGCCCCACGGTGGGCAGCACCGACGACTGCGAGGCCTGTCGCGCCATCGCGGAGGATCGCCATCCCGATGTCATGGAGATGGACGCGGCTAGCCGCACAGGTGTGGACGACATCCGCGAGCTGATCGAGGGGGTGCGCTATCGTCCCGTCTCGGCGCGCTACAAGGTCTACATCATCGACGAAGTGCACATGCTCTCCAAGAACGCCTTCAACGCCCTGTTGAAGACGCTGGAGGAGCCGCCGCCGCACGTCATGTTCATCTTTGCCACCACCGAGATCCGCAAGGTTCCGGTCACAGTGCTCTCGCGCTGCATGCGGTTCGACCTGCGTCGTGTGGAACAGCCTGTCCTGGCCGAGCATTTCGCCAATCTCTGTGCCCGCGAGAACGTGGAGGCCGAAGAAGAGGCCCTGCAGATGATCGCCCGGGCTGCCGACGGCTCGGTGCGCGATGGACTTTCCCTGCTGGATCAGGCCATTGCCCTGGGGGAAACGCGCGTGGAGACGGCCACGGTCAAGCAAATGCTGGGCCTGACGGACCGGGCGCAGATCTATGACCTCTATGAAGCCACCCTGAAGGGCGACGTTGCCACGGCGCTGGAGCAGCTGGGGTCGCTCTACAATGCCGGCGGCGACCCTGTGGTGGTGCTGCAGGACATGCTGGAACTGACCCACACCTTGACGCGGGTCAAGGTGGTGCCCGATACGGCGGATGCCGGCCTGACCGAAAACGAACGCCTGCGCGGTCGCGAGATGGCGGGAAATCTGGGTGTGCCGGTGCTGACCCGGGTCTGGCAGATGCTGCTGAAGGGCATTTCCGAAACACAGCAGGCGGCTTCTCCCCTGCAGGCGGCAGAGATGGTGCTGATCCGCCTGGCCTATGCAGCCGACCTGCCGGCGCCGGCCGATCTGGTACGGCGCCTGTCGCAGCAGGATGGGGCGTCCGGTACTGCAGCAGCTACGGCGCCATCGGGAGCTCCTGCCGGCGCCGATGCCGTTTCATCTGGCGTAGCCGGGCTTGGCGGGAATGGCACGGGGCCTGAGGCTGGCCCGACCGCGCTGCGTTCCGTTGGTGGCAGCACGGCCCCGCAGACGGTAGCGATGCAGCCACAACCGGAATCGGATGTAGAACCCCTGCCGGAAGCGCGGCCAGACACAGCGGCGGAACAACAGCCGTCGAAGCCACGGCCCCGAAGCTTCGAAGAAGTGGTAAGCCTGACTCAGGAGCGGCGCGAAGCCCGGCTTGCCACGCAGTTGAAGAAGGACGTGCATCTTGTGCGCTTCGAACCGGGGCGTATCGAATTTCGCCCGGGCCCGCATGCGCCAAAGGACCTGGCCGGACAGCTGGGTCGCCTGTTAGGCGAATGGACGGGACAGCGCTGGGTCGTCAGCGTGTCGGATGAACAAGGTGAAGCCACACTGGAAGAGCAGGAGGCCGACCGCCAATCGCGTTTGCAGGCGGAGGTGTTGGCCGATCCGCGCGTCCAGGCGGTGATGCAGGTCTTTCCCGGTGCCGAGATTTCGCGCATAACCCTGCCCGAGGAAGAAACGCCTGATATGGGCGACGACGAGACACTGGAGTCCGGACTGGACACCACGGCTGAGCCGGCCGTTGGGCCCGCGGACGAAGAGGATATGGAGTAG
- a CDS encoding YbaB/EbfC family nucleoid-associated protein → MKNLGQIMKQAQEMQGRMNELQEKLQEMEITGQSGGGLVQVTLSGKGEARKVKIDPSLIDPNDSEVLEDLILAAINDARGKVDTEAQEQMKELTGGMNLPPGMNLPF, encoded by the coding sequence ATGAAGAATCTTGGCCAGATCATGAAGCAGGCCCAGGAAATGCAGGGCCGCATGAACGAACTGCAGGAGAAGCTGCAGGAAATGGAGATTACCGGCCAGTCCGGCGGCGGCCTGGTGCAGGTGACGCTGTCCGGCAAGGGTGAGGCGAGGAAGGTGAAGATCGACCCTTCGCTGATCGATCCGAACGATTCGGAAGTGCTGGAAGACCTGATCCTGGCGGCCATCAACGACGCCCGCGGCAAGGTCGATACCGAGGCACAGGAACAGATGAAGGAATTGACCGGTGGCATGAACCTGCCGCCGGGCATGAACCTGCCATTCTGA
- the recR gene encoding recombination mediator RecR: protein MSLSDIDRMIQLLARLPGLGPRSARRATLNLLQRREDLLRPLADALVRAADNIQQCAICGNLDDSDPCRLCQDGRRDPALICVVEEIGDLWALERSGVFQGRYHVLGGTLSALDGRGPEQLNLSGLWKRAEHPDVKEVVLALSATVDGQTTAHYITERLAELPVEVTRLGQGVPVGGALDYLDDGTLTAAFRARRPASG from the coding sequence GTGAGCCTTTCCGATATCGACCGCATGATCCAGTTGCTCGCGCGCCTGCCCGGCCTTGGGCCGCGTTCGGCGCGCCGGGCGACACTGAACCTGCTGCAGCGGCGCGAGGATCTCCTGCGCCCGCTTGCCGACGCGCTGGTGCGCGCCGCCGACAACATCCAGCAGTGCGCGATCTGCGGAAATCTTGATGACAGCGACCCCTGCCGGCTGTGCCAGGACGGCCGGCGCGATCCCGCACTGATTTGCGTTGTGGAGGAAATCGGCGATCTCTGGGCCCTGGAACGCAGCGGCGTTTTCCAAGGGCGGTACCATGTACTGGGCGGCACTCTGTCGGCCCTGGACGGGCGTGGCCCGGAGCAGCTCAATCTGTCCGGGCTCTGGAAGCGTGCGGAGCATCCTGATGTCAAGGAGGTGGTCCTGGCGCTCTCCGCCACGGTGGATGGGCAGACCACGGCCCATTACATCACTGAACGCCTGGCTGAGCTGCCCGTCGAGGTGACCCGCCTGGGTCAGGGGGTGCCCGTGGGCGGTGCGCTGGATTACCTGGACGACGGGACCTTGACGGCGGCCTTTCGGGCACGGCGGCCGGCCAGCGGCTGA
- a CDS encoding DUF4139 domain-containing protein yields MILHRSLLVVTLSLAGLAALPLSAQERVIGLEARQDLGLTVYQNGLTQVDEVRWLPLVEGENRISLTGISNQLVLDSVTLGAADDLALVSQSYLPANLTRSELLKQAVGQRVLLIRDNPETGESEQLDAELLSMADGMPVLDLGDRIEIEPAGRIALISLPRDVPGGLRAEPALTLTLDSQRKGSGELPLTYLTDGLGWQASYVARLSEEDRLSLVASVTLNNQTDVAFQDAGLRLVAGEVARTQMPRPAMLRASPSMVADSSEEQKMGAPVSRTDRYVYTLDGTVSLQPGEQQQRRLFALQDIEADRLYRFDGLATAGGGQPDRPVSAGLHLAFDNNGDNAQPLPAGTIRVYDRSGEKGEAALFAGEARMDHTPEGGEVTLRLGEAFDVSAIARQTDFERLSDESFEAVHKIVMKNARTAEVEVEVTGSMPPGARILEESAESEAEAAGRPVWTLEVPAEGETTLTYRVRVEQ; encoded by the coding sequence ATGATTCTACACAGATCCCTGTTGGTGGTGACGCTTTCGCTGGCTGGCCTGGCGGCCCTGCCGCTCTCGGCCCAGGAGCGGGTGATCGGCCTCGAGGCGCGGCAGGATCTTGGCCTGACCGTCTATCAGAATGGCCTGACCCAGGTGGACGAGGTGCGCTGGCTGCCATTGGTGGAGGGTGAGAACCGCATTTCGCTAACAGGCATCAGCAACCAGCTTGTGCTGGACAGTGTCACGTTGGGCGCGGCCGATGACTTGGCGCTGGTTTCTCAGAGCTATCTGCCGGCAAACCTGACGCGCAGTGAACTTTTGAAACAGGCCGTCGGACAGCGTGTCCTGTTGATCCGAGACAATCCCGAAACCGGGGAAAGCGAACAACTGGATGCCGAACTGCTATCCATGGCTGACGGCATGCCCGTGCTGGATCTGGGCGATCGCATCGAGATCGAGCCGGCGGGACGTATTGCCCTCATCTCCTTGCCAAGGGACGTGCCGGGTGGTTTGCGGGCCGAACCGGCACTGACCTTGACGCTGGACAGCCAGCGCAAGGGATCGGGGGAATTGCCGCTGACGTACCTGACAGACGGTCTCGGCTGGCAGGCCAGCTATGTGGCCCGGCTTTCAGAGGAGGACCGGCTGTCCCTGGTCGCCAGCGTCACCCTGAACAACCAGACGGATGTCGCCTTTCAGGATGCCGGCCTGCGGCTCGTGGCAGGTGAGGTGGCCCGCACGCAGATGCCACGCCCGGCCATGCTGAGGGCATCCCCGAGCATGGTCGCCGACAGTTCCGAGGAACAGAAGATGGGCGCGCCGGTATCGCGCACCGACCGCTACGTCTATACGCTGGACGGAACGGTCAGCCTGCAGCCCGGCGAACAGCAGCAGCGCCGCCTCTTTGCGTTGCAGGATATAGAGGCCGATCGGCTTTATCGGTTCGATGGCCTGGCCACGGCGGGGGGCGGCCAGCCAGACAGGCCGGTGTCTGCAGGCCTGCATCTGGCTTTCGACAATAACGGTGACAACGCGCAACCGCTGCCGGCCGGGACCATCCGCGTCTATGACAGGAGTGGTGAAAAGGGCGAAGCCGCGCTTTTTGCCGGTGAGGCCCGCATGGATCACACCCCGGAGGGGGGCGAGGTTACCTTGCGTCTGGGTGAGGCTTTCGATGTATCGGCAATCGCCCGGCAAACGGATTTTGAACGACTCTCCGATGAGAGCTTCGAGGCCGTCCACAAGATCGTGATGAAGAACGCCCGTACCGCAGAGGTGGAGGTCGAGGTCACGGGAAGCATGCCACCGGGCGCCCGCATCCTGGAAGAAAGCGCTGAAAGCGAGGCGGAAGCTGCCGGACGTCCGGTCTGGACACTGGAGGTCCCGGCCGAGGGCGAGACCACACTGACTTATCGCGTGCGCGTGGAGCAATGA
- a CDS encoding cupin domain-containing protein, which translates to MSQSSLQARLAEAAALLSADRPFQTVFKDGNAVAVELYAPVGEDRQQPHDRDELYIVAAGQGRFRRGEEVVTFAPGDLLYVPAHVPHRFEDFSEDFKTWVIFYGPEQPLQNEHS; encoded by the coding sequence GTGAGCCAGAGCTCTCTTCAGGCGCGATTGGCGGAGGCGGCGGCCCTTCTGTCTGCTGACAGACCCTTCCAGACTGTTTTCAAAGACGGCAATGCAGTCGCTGTCGAGCTCTACGCGCCGGTGGGCGAGGACCGGCAACAGCCGCATGATCGCGACGAACTTTACATCGTTGCGGCCGGGCAGGGCCGTTTCCGGCGCGGCGAGGAGGTGGTGACCTTCGCCCCTGGCGACCTGCTTTACGTACCGGCTCATGTACCGCACCGATTCGAGGACTTCAGCGAAGACTTCAAGACCTGGGTCATCTTCTATGGCCCCGAGCAGCCGCTGCAAAACGAGCACAGCTGA
- a CDS encoding PhzF family phenazine biosynthesis protein, translating into MTQRRFIQCDVFTAVPTKGNGLAVVLDADGLSDRAMQDFAAWTNLAETSFLLPPEDSAADYRLRIFTPDRELPFAGHPTLGSCAAWLHAEGVPIQEGLVRQECGVGLVEIDLTGATPAFAAPPTAVKALPEGRQSALVRALQLLPDRVVRSAWLNNGPDWNVLELESADDVLAVEPAGLRAAGLHDVGLIGPQSKGSETDYEVRLLAPPTAMSEDPITGSLNAAIAQWMAAEGRLPGPVTVRQGTRLGREGRVTITPSTKEAGRILIGGETQILIEGTLEL; encoded by the coding sequence ATGACCCAGCGCCGCTTCATCCAGTGCGATGTCTTCACCGCCGTGCCCACCAAGGGCAATGGCTTGGCTGTGGTTCTGGACGCCGATGGCCTGTCCGACAGGGCCATGCAGGATTTCGCCGCCTGGACCAACCTGGCGGAGACCAGTTTCCTGCTGCCGCCCGAGGATTCGGCCGCCGATTACCGCCTGCGCATCTTCACACCCGATCGCGAGTTGCCCTTTGCCGGCCATCCCACGCTGGGCAGCTGTGCAGCATGGCTGCATGCGGAGGGCGTTCCGATACAGGAAGGTCTGGTGCGCCAGGAATGCGGTGTGGGGCTTGTGGAGATCGATCTGACAGGTGCCACGCCGGCCTTCGCGGCCCCGCCCACTGCGGTCAAGGCCCTGCCCGAGGGCCGTCAGTCGGCATTGGTGCGTGCCCTGCAACTCTTGCCCGACCGGGTGGTGCGGTCGGCATGGCTCAATAACGGCCCCGACTGGAATGTCCTGGAACTGGAAAGTGCGGATGACGTGCTTGCCGTGGAACCGGCCGGCCTTCGTGCAGCTGGCTTGCATGACGTGGGCCTGATCGGTCCTCAATCGAAGGGAAGCGAAACCGACTATGAAGTCCGCCTACTTGCTCCACCGACAGCCATGTCCGAAGACCCCATAACGGGCTCGCTCAACGCCGCTATCGCCCAGTGGATGGCGGCAGAGGGACGCCTGCCCGGTCCTGTCACCGTGCGCCAGGGGACGCGCCTGGGCCGCGAGGGGCGCGTCACCATCACGCCCTCGACGAAGGAGGCCGGGCGCATCCTGATCGGCGGCGAGACGCAGATCCTGATCGAGGGCACGCTGGAACTCTAG
- a CDS encoding Dabb family protein: MIRHMVFFTVKNPADLAAAEAGLKRLEQVSDADVLQVRRNLQRDQLGNEVDLVVYGEFADADKLAAFKDHPLYEEAIALVRPLRDLRIAADVEV; the protein is encoded by the coding sequence ATGATTCGCCACATGGTCTTTTTTACCGTGAAGAACCCGGCTGACCTAGCTGCCGCCGAGGCCGGCCTGAAACGCCTGGAACAGGTGTCCGATGCCGATGTCCTGCAGGTGCGCCGCAACCTGCAGCGCGACCAGCTTGGCAACGAGGTGGACCTGGTGGTCTATGGCGAATTTGCGGACGCGGACAAACTGGCTGCCTTCAAGGACCATCCGCTCTACGAGGAGGCCATCGCCCTTGTGCGCCCCCTGCGCGATTTGCGGATTGCGGCGGATGTAGAGGTTTGA
- a CDS encoding DNA recombination protein RmuC, with protein sequence MDGVDPLLLALTGLVGLMVGVVVALLLRRGQDRGNQEVDQRLRQLSESQAAVQAQMSQSLREQERALARSMEERLSDFSKKIGDRLNESQTQQSKSLTDLRERLAVIDKAQQNITELSGQVVGLQDILSNKQARGAFGEVQLHDIVENVLPPSAYSFQASLSTGTRADCLLLLPNPPGSIAIDSKFPLEAFRNLRAAEDEASRTAAMRAFTNDVRKHIKDIRDKYIIAGETAESALMFLPSEAVYAELHANFTSLVEESYRARVWIVSPTTLMATLNTVRAVLKDVRMREQAGVIQTEVHHLLTDVGRLDDRVGKLQRHFDQATEDIRQIRISTEKVSKRGERIEDLQLEDKEDGDAQITPPVRGEE encoded by the coding sequence ATGGACGGAGTTGACCCGCTTCTGCTGGCCTTGACGGGCTTGGTCGGCCTGATGGTTGGTGTGGTGGTGGCGCTTCTGCTGCGCCGGGGCCAGGACCGGGGCAATCAGGAGGTTGACCAGCGCCTGCGCCAGCTGTCGGAGAGCCAGGCGGCCGTACAGGCCCAGATGTCCCAGAGCCTGCGCGAGCAGGAACGCGCACTGGCGCGCAGCATGGAGGAGCGGCTGTCCGACTTCTCGAAGAAGATCGGGGACCGCCTGAACGAATCCCAGACACAGCAGTCCAAGAGCCTGACCGATCTGCGCGAGCGCCTGGCAGTGATCGACAAGGCGCAGCAGAACATCACCGAGCTGTCCGGCCAAGTGGTGGGCCTTCAGGACATCCTCTCCAACAAACAGGCGCGAGGGGCCTTTGGCGAAGTCCAGCTGCACGACATCGTGGAAAACGTCCTGCCGCCCTCGGCCTACAGTTTCCAGGCTTCGCTCTCGACCGGGACACGCGCGGACTGCCTGCTCTTGCTGCCCAACCCGCCGGGTTCGATCGCCATCGATTCCAAGTTCCCGCTGGAGGCCTTTCGCAATCTGCGCGCCGCCGAGGACGAAGCCAGCCGCACGGCGGCCATGCGCGCCTTCACCAACGATGTGCGCAAGCACATCAAGGACATTCGCGACAAGTACATCATTGCCGGAGAAACGGCGGAATCGGCGCTCATGTTTCTGCCCAGCGAGGCGGTCTATGCCGAACTGCACGCCAACTTCACCTCGCTGGTCGAGGAGTCCTATCGCGCCCGCGTCTGGATTGTCTCCCCCACCACCCTGATGGCGACGCTCAACACCGTACGCGCCGTGCTCAAGGACGTGCGCATGCGCGAACAGGCCGGCGTGATCCAGACCGAGGTGCATCACCTCCTGACCGATGTCGGTCGCCTGGACGACCGCGTCGGCAAATTGCAACGCCACTTCGACCAGGCCACAGAAGACATCCGCCAGATCCGCATCTCCACCGAGAAGGTCTCCAAACGCGGCGAGCGCATCGAGGACCTTCAACTGGAGGACAAGGAAGACGGCGATGCACAGATCACCCCACCGGTGCGCGGTGAGGAATAG
- the def gene encoding peptide deformylase, producing the protein MALLPIVTAPDPVLKTKAKPVERVDDAIRKLMDDMLETMYAAPGIGLAAPQVGVSKRVIVVDVTSEDEERKPLLMANPELVQVSDHDATYEEGCLSVPEYFGEVARPAEIRLRYIDRENEIRELEADGLLATCIQHEIDHLDGILFLDHLSSLKRNMVLRKLLKAKKTHALPSYAAAS; encoded by the coding sequence ATGGCATTGCTTCCCATCGTGACCGCACCAGATCCCGTGCTCAAGACCAAGGCAAAGCCGGTCGAGCGCGTGGATGACGCTATCCGGAAGCTGATGGACGACATGCTCGAGACCATGTATGCCGCGCCGGGCATTGGCCTGGCTGCGCCGCAGGTGGGGGTGTCCAAGCGCGTGATCGTGGTGGATGTCACGTCCGAGGACGAGGAACGCAAGCCCTTGCTCATGGCCAATCCGGAGCTGGTTCAGGTCTCCGACCACGATGCTACGTACGAGGAAGGCTGCCTGTCGGTGCCGGAGTATTTCGGCGAGGTGGCACGGCCTGCGGAAATCCGGCTGCGCTATATCGACCGCGAGAACGAGATTCGCGAGCTGGAAGCCGACGGCCTGCTGGCCACCTGTATCCAGCACGAGATCGACCACCTGGACGGCATCCTGTTCCTGGACCACCTGTCTTCGCTGAAGCGCAACATGGTGCTGCGCAAGCTGCTGAAAGCCAAGAAGACGCACGCCCTGCCCAGCTACGCGGCCGCATCCTAA
- the fmt gene encoding methionyl-tRNA formyltransferase, translating into MSESTTTSRKKPLRLAFMGTPDFAVPTLEALIWAGHEIVAVYTQPPRPAGRGHRETRSPVHDTALAHDLPVHTPDSLKDPQAQADFAALDLDVAVVVAYGQILPQAVLDAPRHGCVNVHASLLPRWRGAAPIQRALLAGDAETGVTLMRMEAGLDTGPMLARLPLEIAPDETGQSLHDRLARQGAEAIASVLADYVAGRITPEPQPEEGVTYAAKLTRAESALDWRRPAVELERKVRAFTPWPGAYCEFDGARIKVVQAALQEGQSGARPGTVLDDRLTVACGEGALRLVKLQRPGRSVLEASAFLRGFAVPAGAVLSLPEPA; encoded by the coding sequence ATGTCGGAAAGCACCACTACATCCAGAAAGAAGCCTTTGCGTCTGGCCTTCATGGGTACGCCGGATTTCGCCGTGCCCACCCTGGAAGCGTTGATCTGGGCCGGGCACGAGATCGTGGCTGTCTACACCCAGCCGCCGCGGCCCGCCGGGCGCGGCCATCGCGAGACGCGCTCGCCTGTGCACGACACGGCGCTGGCACATGACCTGCCGGTCCATACGCCGGACAGCCTTAAGGATCCGCAAGCGCAAGCCGACTTCGCCGCGCTGGACCTGGATGTCGCCGTGGTGGTGGCTTATGGCCAGATTTTGCCCCAGGCCGTCCTGGATGCGCCGCGGCATGGCTGTGTCAACGTCCATGCCTCGCTGCTGCCGCGCTGGCGCGGTGCGGCCCCGATCCAGCGCGCCCTTCTGGCCGGCGACGCCGAGACCGGGGTCACCCTCATGCGCATGGAGGCCGGCCTGGATACCGGACCAATGCTGGCGCGTCTGCCGCTGGAGATTGCCCCCGACGAAACCGGGCAAAGCCTGCATGACCGCCTGGCCCGCCAGGGCGCCGAAGCCATCGCATCGGTGCTAGCGGACTATGTGGCTGGCCGCATCACCCCCGAGCCGCAACCCGAAGAGGGCGTGACCTATGCCGCCAAGCTGACCCGCGCGGAAAGCGCGCTGGACTGGCGCCGGCCGGCAGTGGAACTGGAGCGCAAGGTACGTGCCTTCACGCCCTGGCCGGGCGCCTACTGCGAATTCGACGGCGCGCGCATCAAGGTTGTGCAGGCTGCCCTGCAGGAGGGTCAGTCAGGCGCCAGGCCGGGGACAGTTCTGGATGATCGCCTGACCGTGGCCTGCGGCGAGGGGGCCTTGCGGTTGGTGAAACTGCAACGACCGGGACGCTCCGTCCTGGAGGCTTCTGCCTTCCTGCGCGGCTTCGCCGTGCCGGCGGGCGCGGTCCTGAGCTTGCCGGAGCCGGCATGA
- the truA gene encoding tRNA pseudouridine(38-40) synthase TruA, with protein sequence MSQRFKLTLEYDGAPFVGWQRQDNGHSVQAAVEEAVHAFSGERVVVHCAGRTDAGVHAVAQVAHFDLARSTRPDTVRDAVNHHLKPQPVAVIAAEEAPNDFHARFSATGRSYLYRIVNRRAPLVLDAGRAWWVPKALDAEAMAAAAQRLVGKHDFTSFRASECQADSPVKTLDHLEVVREGEAIEIYAAARSFLHHQVRNIAGTLKQIGHGRWAPEEISTILEARDRSAAGETAPADGLYLTGVRYD encoded by the coding sequence ATGAGCCAACGCTTCAAGCTGACCCTGGAATACGACGGGGCCCCCTTTGTCGGCTGGCAACGCCAGGACAACGGCCACTCGGTACAGGCCGCCGTGGAAGAAGCGGTTCATGCCTTTTCCGGCGAACGCGTGGTGGTGCACTGCGCCGGGCGCACGGACGCCGGCGTGCATGCCGTGGCCCAGGTGGCGCATTTCGACCTGGCGCGCTCGACCCGGCCCGATACCGTGCGCGATGCCGTGAACCACCATTTGAAGCCGCAGCCGGTTGCCGTGATCGCGGCCGAGGAAGCGCCCAATGACTTTCATGCGCGTTTCTCGGCAACGGGGCGCAGCTATCTTTATCGCATCGTCAACCGGCGCGCGCCGTTGGTGCTGGATGCCGGCCGTGCCTGGTGGGTGCCCAAGGCACTGGATGCAGAGGCAATGGCCGCCGCGGCACAACGCCTGGTGGGCAAGCACGACTTCACATCCTTCCGAGCCTCGGAATGCCAGGCGGATTCGCCGGTGAAGACACTGGATCACCTGGAAGTGGTGCGCGAGGGGGAGGCGATCGAGATTTACGCCGCGGCGCGTTCCTTCCTGCATCACCAGGTGCGCAACATTGCCGGCACCCTGAAACAGATCGGCCACGGCCGCTGGGCGCCGGAAGAGATCAGCACCATCCTGGAGGCACGCGACCGTTCCGCCGCTGGAGAGACCGCTCCGGCCGATGGGTTGTACCTGACAGGTGTGCGTTACGATTAA
- a CDS encoding antibiotic biosynthesis monooxygenase family protein — translation MIAVIFEVWPAEGEFDHYLDLAAELKPELEQIDGFISVERFQSLTDSGKLLSLSFWRDEEAVQNWRNRPNHRATQAKGRAGVFKDYRLRIAGVIRDYGMNDRAQAPEDSREAHGG, via the coding sequence ATGATCGCCGTCATCTTCGAAGTCTGGCCAGCCGAGGGGGAGTTCGACCACTATCTGGACTTGGCCGCCGAGTTGAAGCCTGAGTTGGAGCAGATCGACGGCTTCATCTCCGTCGAGCGTTTCCAGAGCCTCACCGATTCCGGCAAGCTGCTGTCCCTGTCCTTCTGGCGTGACGAAGAGGCGGTCCAGAACTGGCGCAACCGGCCCAATCACCGCGCCACCCAGGCCAAGGGCCGGGCCGGCGTCTTCAAGGACTACCGCCTGCGCATTGCCGGCGTCATTCGTGACTACGGCATGAACGATCGTGCCCAGGCGCCCGAGGACAGCCGCGAGGCCCATGGCGGGTGA